One Tepidimicrobium xylanilyticum DNA window includes the following coding sequences:
- a CDS encoding sensor histidine kinase gives MFSSIRWKFIIVYFLLVFMAMVIVGVFIIRRFETQQLNNRLNTMIKQVETIISTSSDLSEEDWGEYIEGIQKTLNEWTFSGSETLYVIYNDDISRIIASSHKSYHQIIGQNALTYRDLDPTLILAANNGEKSSGIKKDLNENFLYQHLAYPVLNEIGQVKGILYMIGDLQDVYNTIDATKRILTSATLLALLITVILGFLIASSVTEPIRDVTEKAEKMAKGDFDQFVEVKSDDEIGQLASMFNYLTLKLKDTIQEMDLEKSKLDTIFNYMADGVIAVDVNGHIIHANPIAIDILDLEETLNTEFSNDKIFFMERIDLKDIDYEDSTTLEGEKTVKIKDTVYRIKYAPFRDERNDIGGIIIVFQDITEQHKLDNMRKEFVANVSHELKTPITTIKSYTETLMDSGDIDKALYEKFLSVINNECDRMARIVRDLLQLSNLDYNKTKWKKVNYSVEKLLKEACLKLDFSLKEKNQSLCLDIEEDIPDIVIDKDGMEQVILNIMSNAIKYTPDNGEITILAKQVNDNVVITVKDNGIGIPEEDIGRIFERFYRVDKGRSRELGGTGLGLSIAKQIVEAHDGDIILRSEYNVGTEVDIILPIKTAVIHS, from the coding sequence ATGTTTTCAAGTATTAGATGGAAATTTATCATAGTCTATTTTTTACTCGTGTTTATGGCTATGGTCATTGTAGGAGTATTTATAATAAGGCGGTTTGAAACCCAACAGTTAAACAATAGATTGAATACCATGATAAAACAGGTAGAGACTATTATTAGCACTTCCAGTGATTTATCAGAGGAAGATTGGGGTGAATATATCGAAGGGATCCAAAAGACATTAAATGAGTGGACCTTTTCAGGTTCGGAAACTCTATATGTGATTTATAATGACGACATTTCGAGGATCATTGCTTCATCACATAAAAGTTATCATCAAATTATAGGGCAAAATGCCTTAACATATAGGGACTTAGATCCTACCTTAATCCTAGCAGCTAATAATGGTGAAAAGAGTTCAGGTATTAAAAAAGACTTGAATGAAAATTTTCTTTACCAACATTTAGCTTATCCAGTACTTAATGAAATTGGACAAGTAAAGGGCATACTATATATGATTGGAGATTTACAGGATGTATACAATACAATAGATGCAACAAAAAGGATACTTACTAGTGCTACCTTATTGGCCCTATTAATAACGGTAATATTGGGTTTTTTAATTGCAAGCAGTGTAACAGAGCCCATTAGAGATGTGACAGAAAAGGCGGAGAAGATGGCAAAGGGAGATTTTGACCAATTTGTTGAAGTTAAATCCGATGATGAAATTGGCCAGTTAGCTAGTATGTTTAACTATCTTACCCTAAAATTAAAGGACACCATTCAGGAGATGGATTTGGAAAAAAGCAAATTGGATACTATATTCAATTATATGGCCGATGGAGTTATAGCAGTGGATGTTAATGGGCATATAATCCATGCTAACCCTATTGCAATAGATATATTAGATTTAGAGGAAACCTTAAATACTGAGTTTAGCAATGATAAAATTTTTTTCATGGAAAGGATAGATTTAAAGGATATAGACTATGAGGATTCAACTACTCTTGAAGGAGAAAAAACGGTAAAAATCAAAGACACGGTATATCGCATTAAATATGCTCCTTTTAGGGATGAAAGGAACGATATTGGCGGAATAATAATTGTGTTTCAAGATATAACGGAGCAACATAAACTAGATAATATGAGGAAGGAATTTGTTGCTAATGTATCCCATGAATTGAAGACACCAATAACCACTATAAAGTCTTATACTGAAACATTGATGGATTCTGGGGATATTGACAAAGCCCTTTATGAAAAATTCTTATCGGTAATCAATAATGAATGTGATAGAATGGCTCGTATAGTAAGGGATCTGCTTCAACTTTCCAATTTAGATTATAATAAAACTAAATGGAAAAAAGTAAATTATTCGGTAGAGAAATTACTCAAAGAAGCCTGTTTAAAACTAGATTTTTCACTGAAGGAAAAGAACCAAAGCTTATGCTTGGATATTGAAGAGGATATTCCAGATATTGTAATAGATAAGGATGGCATGGAACAGGTTATACTAAATATAATGTCCAATGCCATAAAATATACTCCTGATAATGGAGAAATAACCATATTAGCAAAACAGGTTAATGACAATGTTGTAATTACAGTAAAAGATAATGGAATTGGGATACCTGAGGAAGATATTGGTAGGATTTTTGAAAGATTTTATAGGGTTGATAAGGGTAGAAGTAGGGAATTAGGAGGAACTGGCCTAGGACTATCCATTGCTAAGCAAATAGTAGAAGCGCACGATGGAGATATAATATTAAGGTCAGAATATAATGTGGGTACAGAAGTAGACATTATTCTTCCTATAAAGACTGCTGTAATTCATTCTTAA
- the yycH gene encoding two-component system activity regulator YycH produces MYKERIKTFLLLFLVFISIFLTKQLWMQMPYDIFSLFERREAISANFLFTDMIKPDKYQLNFNEKNHTFFYSDDDNNLWTSSRVFLADIFSSNSVIMENISAKELLNLHNSRSIVFYFPENFNTYILARSLGVQKPGDIVENIADINRIYFYLGAGEPYIIFSNGKENLKVYSSNLNLDSIKNRLKAIENADYTYYYPIRETLNVNNDIYIPYRMSKNLPIVYVENELKTDDIEEMRGIAEIFFKKDIDYIREIIENNGSILYLYNQKVLKINQNGLLEYFSPLEEPVKERNLYISLNTTSEFLSNHLGVPKDLYLSKIEEIESEGNLGYRLTFKYRIRGIPVILSKDIAEDFIQIDVFNSYIRNYKRFIRRDMNININEAEESKQMLSTYYIINNNYQLLEKGYLEDNKLSLEAIDEEALKEEVLSSIKDISLTYLDPCNNKQNERLIGVWLLKVGNRTYAFDAYDGELLFSEINS; encoded by the coding sequence GTGTATAAAGAAAGGATAAAAACTTTCCTGCTCCTGTTTCTCGTATTTATAAGTATTTTTTTGACGAAACAACTGTGGATGCAAATGCCTTATGATATTTTTTCCTTATTTGAAAGAAGGGAAGCCATATCTGCAAATTTTTTGTTTACCGATATGATTAAACCAGATAAATATCAATTGAATTTTAACGAAAAAAATCATACTTTTTTTTACAGTGATGATGATAACAATCTATGGACAAGTTCTCGGGTTTTTTTAGCAGATATTTTTTCCTCTAATAGCGTCATTATGGAAAACATATCTGCTAAAGAATTATTGAACTTGCATAATAGTAGGTCCATAGTTTTTTATTTTCCAGAAAATTTCAACACCTATATTTTAGCTCGTTCTTTAGGGGTACAGAAACCTGGTGACATAGTGGAAAATATTGCTGATATAAATAGGATTTATTTTTATTTAGGTGCAGGAGAACCCTATATCATTTTCAGCAATGGGAAAGAGAATTTAAAAGTATATAGTTCCAATTTAAATTTGGACAGTATTAAAAATAGGCTTAAGGCCATTGAAAATGCTGATTATACCTATTATTATCCCATTAGAGAGACTTTAAATGTAAACAATGATATTTACATTCCATATAGGATGTCTAAAAATTTACCTATAGTCTATGTAGAAAATGAATTAAAAACTGATGACATAGAGGAAATGAGAGGTATTGCCGAGATATTTTTTAAAAAGGATATCGATTATATAAGGGAAATTATAGAAAACAACGGTTCTATATTGTACTTATATAACCAAAAGGTTTTAAAAATCAATCAAAATGGATTATTAGAATATTTCAGCCCATTAGAGGAGCCTGTAAAGGAAAGAAATCTCTATATTAGCTTGAATACGACTTCGGAATTTTTGTCAAACCACTTAGGAGTTCCAAAGGACCTGTACTTATCTAAAATAGAGGAGATTGAATCAGAAGGAAATCTAGGATATAGATTGACTTTCAAATATAGGATTAGGGGAATCCCTGTAATACTGTCTAAGGACATAGCAGAAGATTTTATTCAAATTGACGTTTTTAATAGCTATATTAGGAATTATAAAAGATTTATCAGAAGAGATATGAATATCAATATTAATGAAGCTGAAGAATCTAAACAGATGTTATCTACCTATTACATCATCAACAACAATTATCAGTTATTAGAAAAAGGGTACTTGGAGGATAATAAACTATCCTTAGAAGCAATAGATGAAGAAGCTTTAAAGGAAGAGGTGCTTTCGTCTATAAAAGATATTTCCTTAACATATTTAGACCCTTGCAATAATAAGCA